A genomic segment from Clostridium pasteurianum BC1 encodes:
- a CDS encoding ABC transporter permease, with the protein MSSKKGDTIYKFLIIFIFISIWQICSSLGIFDNQFIPSFSSIMTTLWDMLHSQNLILNTGISVQRALLGFVVSIVIGIPLGFLLGGWFSKIDLVAEPVIEIFSQFNPFLLFHIFLLILGIGESTKVVIIAWTCIWPIMFNTVYGIRNMDSLILKEARSFGLGRWKLFHKVVLPSILPSIFVGLRISAGYSFYMLIAAEMMGASSGLGWLLLSYQQTYDIKRIFATAVVIAFLGLIMDILMKFIQNRFVPNRINADGNL; encoded by the coding sequence TTATATTTATTTCAATATGGCAAATTTGCAGCAGCTTAGGAATATTTGATAATCAATTTATTCCTTCCTTTTCTAGTATTATGACAACATTATGGGATATGCTTCACTCACAAAATTTAATATTAAATACAGGTATAAGCGTACAAAGGGCTTTACTTGGATTCGTTGTTTCCATTGTAATTGGTATACCCTTAGGTTTTTTACTTGGAGGATGGTTTTCTAAAATAGATTTAGTAGCAGAACCTGTGATAGAAATTTTTTCTCAATTTAACCCTTTTCTATTGTTCCACATCTTTCTTTTAATTTTAGGTATTGGAGAAAGCACTAAAGTAGTAATAATTGCCTGGACATGTATATGGCCTATAATGTTCAATACAGTTTACGGAATTAGAAATATGGATTCTCTAATATTAAAGGAAGCTAGATCCTTTGGCCTTGGAAGGTGGAAGCTATTCCATAAAGTAGTACTGCCATCAATTTTACCATCAATTTTTGTAGGTCTCAGAATTAGTGCAGGATACTCATTTTATATGCTTATTGCAGCAGAAATGATGGGAGCCAGCTCAGGATTAGGTTGGTTACTATTAAGTTATCAACAAACTTATGATATAAAGAGAATATTTGCAACAGCTGTTGTCATAGCTTTTCTCGGACTAATTATGGATATTTTAATGAAATTTATTCAAAATAGATTTGTCCCTAATAGAATCAATGCAGATGGTAACTTATAG